One part of the Paenibacillus silvisoli genome encodes these proteins:
- a CDS encoding helix-turn-helix domain-containing protein, which translates to MTMGDRLRELRLRKNISQEEVARQIGITRSAYSHYEINNRQPVYETLKKLAVLFNVSLDYIIGGEPVRPETTVTPEAIEIIRILNSMDQERRKQSIDRMMAVIKQAE; encoded by the coding sequence ATGACGATGGGAGATCGCTTGAGAGAGCTTCGACTTCGGAAGAACATTTCTCAGGAAGAAGTCGCAAGGCAAATTGGCATTACCCGTTCCGCTTACAGTCACTACGAGATCAACAACCGCCAGCCGGTCTACGAAACATTGAAGAAGCTAGCCGTTCTGTTTAATGTTTCGCTCGACTACATTATCGGCGGAGAGCCTGTTAGACCGGAAACGACGGTGACCCCTGAAGCGATCGAAATCATCCGTATTCTAAACAGCATGGATCAGGAACGCCGCAAGCAGTCCATCGACCGGATGATGGCGGTCATTAAGCAGGCGGAATAA
- a CDS encoding FecCD family ABC transporter permease, producing MASLHPVTPAEAARKRRAYKVIAVLGALIAAVFIISMNTGTLRLSPSEMLHTIIGSGTDKQELILYQFRLPRIVMSVLIGAGFAVSGCILQGVTRNALADPGILGINAGAGLIVILYISVMPLDKSIFMLPFMSLVGAGATAALIYALSYRRHHGISTIRLLLVGIAVAAGISAAMIVLTLKLNPDQFKFVQTWLAGSLLGTDWRFVSALLPWIAVLLPFVFVKSRVLDILNLGDHTAAGLGAALNRERLYLYGAAIGLAGSCVAVGGGIAFVGLIGPHLARRLVGPNHAYLLPASAMTGALLLIVSDSLARMYDIPTGIIVAIIGAPYFLYLLTRTK from the coding sequence ATGGCGAGCTTACATCCCGTTACGCCTGCCGAAGCGGCGCGCAAAAGGCGGGCATACAAAGTCATTGCGGTGCTCGGCGCGCTGATCGCGGCCGTCTTCATCATCAGCATGAATACCGGCACGCTTCGTCTGTCGCCGTCTGAAATGCTGCACACGATCATCGGCTCAGGCACGGACAAGCAAGAGCTGATCCTTTATCAATTCCGGCTCCCGCGCATCGTCATGTCGGTGCTGATCGGGGCAGGCTTCGCGGTATCGGGCTGCATCCTGCAGGGCGTTACGCGAAACGCGCTGGCTGATCCCGGCATACTCGGCATTAACGCCGGTGCCGGTTTGATCGTCATTCTTTACATATCGGTCATGCCGCTCGACAAATCGATTTTTATGCTGCCGTTCATGTCGCTCGTCGGCGCGGGCGCGACGGCGGCGTTGATCTACGCGCTCTCGTACAGGCGCCATCACGGCATTTCGACGATCCGGCTGCTGCTTGTCGGCATCGCGGTGGCGGCTGGCATTTCCGCGGCCATGATCGTGCTGACGCTCAAGCTGAATCCGGATCAGTTCAAATTCGTTCAAACGTGGCTGGCGGGCAGCCTGCTGGGCACGGATTGGCGCTTCGTTTCCGCGCTGCTGCCGTGGATCGCGGTGCTGCTGCCGTTTGTCTTCGTAAAGTCGCGCGTGCTGGACATTCTGAATCTCGGCGATCATACGGCGGCAGGCTTAGGCGCGGCGCTTAACCGCGAGCGGCTCTATCTCTACGGCGCGGCGATCGGCCTGGCCGGTTCCTGCGTGGCGGTCGGCGGCGGCATCGCGTTCGTCGGTCTCATCGGTCCTCATTTGGCCCGCAGGCTCGTCGGCCCTAACCATGCTTATCTATTGCCGGCCTCGGCGATGACCGGCGCGCTGCTGCTGATCGTATCGGATTCGCTGGCCAGAATGTACGACATCCCGACAGGCATTATCGTCGCCATCATCGGCGCGCCTTACTTCCTCTATTTGCTTACGAGGACAAAGTGA
- a CDS encoding aminopeptidase: protein MKTFQHRLEQYAALAAEVGVNVQPGQKLCIISQIAAAPFVREVAKRAYEIGASYVHVDWSDELITRTRFEKSPEEGLSYYPEWHAKGRVALAEEGAAFLWVVADNPDLLNGIDASRVTTATKAQQNALQPFRKFTLSNEVAWSIVAVPTPEWAEKVFPDLPANEQVDALWEAIFAATRVDAADPVQSWREHADNLRSKAGRLNEGRYKELRYRNAVGTDVTIGLPEGHIWVSAGTRNKQGSMFIPNMPTEEVFTSPLRTAINGKVVSSKPLSYNGNLIDRFSLTFVAGRITEYTAEVGCDALKGLIETDEGSHYLGEIALVPFRSPISDTNLIFYNTLFDENAACHLAIGFAFPFCLEGGLAMSKEEQAERGLNHSLTHVDFMIGTADLDIDGIRQDGSVEPLFRGGNWAF, encoded by the coding sequence ATGAAAACCTTCCAGCACCGTCTGGAGCAATACGCGGCGCTTGCCGCTGAGGTCGGCGTTAACGTACAGCCCGGCCAGAAGCTTTGCATTATATCGCAAATTGCGGCAGCCCCCTTCGTACGCGAGGTGGCGAAACGCGCCTATGAGATCGGCGCAAGCTATGTCCACGTCGATTGGAGCGACGAGCTGATTACGCGCACCCGTTTCGAGAAATCGCCGGAGGAAGGGCTGTCCTACTATCCGGAGTGGCATGCCAAAGGACGCGTGGCGCTGGCGGAGGAAGGCGCCGCTTTCCTCTGGGTCGTCGCCGACAACCCGGATTTGCTGAACGGGATCGACGCTTCCCGCGTAACGACCGCGACCAAAGCGCAGCAAAACGCGCTGCAGCCGTTCCGCAAGTTCACGCTCAGCAATGAGGTGGCCTGGTCCATCGTCGCCGTTCCGACACCGGAATGGGCGGAAAAGGTATTTCCGGACCTGCCGGCAAATGAGCAGGTCGATGCGCTGTGGGAAGCGATTTTCGCGGCAACGCGGGTCGATGCGGCCGATCCGGTTCAATCGTGGCGCGAGCATGCCGATAATCTTCGCTCGAAGGCCGGCCGACTGAACGAAGGCAGATATAAAGAGCTGCGCTACCGCAATGCCGTTGGAACCGATGTCACGATCGGTCTGCCGGAAGGCCATATTTGGGTGAGCGCCGGTACCCGCAACAAGCAGGGGTCGATGTTTATCCCGAACATGCCGACGGAGGAAGTATTCACGTCCCCGCTCCGTACCGCGATAAACGGGAAGGTCGTCAGCAGCAAGCCGCTCAGCTATAACGGCAATCTGATCGACCGTTTCTCGCTCACATTCGTGGCCGGCCGCATCACGGAATATACCGCGGAAGTAGGCTGCGATGCGTTGAAAGGGCTGATCGAGACCGACGAAGGCTCCCACTACTTGGGCGAAATCGCGCTCGTTCCGTTCCGGTCGCCGATCTCGGATACGAATCTGATTTTCTATAACACGCTGTTCGACGAAAATGCCGCATGCCATCTGGCCATCGGCTTCGCATTCCCGTTCTGCCTGGAAGGCGGACTTGCGATGAGCAAGGAAGAGCAGGCGGAGCGCGGCTTGAACCACAGCCTGACGCATGTCGACTTCATGATCGGCACGGCCGATCTGGACATCGACGGCATTCGGCAGGATGGTTCCGTTGAACCGCTGTTCCGCGGCGGAAACTGGGCATTCTAA
- a CDS encoding GNAT family N-acetyltransferase — protein MASYIMKSNQANERIHVVQATAADAPAVMDLLVGAAKWLRSKGSTQWSALLSGDDHHNVVGHIDKGELFMFKDGETLAGIVLLMLVPGDWDHGLWGPDGHEPVVYLHRLAINRNYAGQGLGEDIVKWAEEGIRFPGKDRIRLDCIANNEKLNAFYSGLGYAFKGTSPSGFCLYEKFYN, from the coding sequence ATGGCATCCTACATCATGAAATCGAATCAAGCAAACGAACGCATTCACGTCGTTCAAGCAACGGCAGCCGACGCGCCTGCCGTCATGGACTTACTCGTAGGCGCGGCCAAGTGGCTGCGGAGCAAAGGCTCCACTCAATGGAGCGCGCTGCTGTCCGGCGATGATCACCATAACGTAGTCGGCCATATCGATAAAGGCGAGCTCTTCATGTTCAAGGACGGCGAGACGCTTGCCGGCATCGTCCTCCTCATGCTAGTGCCCGGTGACTGGGATCACGGACTGTGGGGCCCGGATGGCCATGAACCGGTCGTCTACCTGCACCGCCTCGCCATTAACCGCAATTATGCAGGACAAGGGCTCGGCGAGGACATCGTCAAATGGGCCGAGGAAGGCATTCGCTTCCCGGGCAAGGACCGGATCCGCCTCGACTGCATCGCGAACAACGAGAAGCTGAACGCATTTTACAGCGGTCTTGGCTATGCGTTCAAAGGCACCTCGCCAAGCGGGTTCTGCTTGTACGAGAAATTTTACAACTAA
- a CDS encoding permease prefix domain 1-containing protein — MKKIREHVEEWFDDIEESEQKQAIQEEITQNLEEKVMDLMRRGKSEEDAINKTIVEFGDIADIKQELGVKLNGYDGRAAKRRKFALHLGFSIWGFSLIVALVVFVNLYYTPGTIWFVYPTFAVAWWPLAMFYKWLGWK, encoded by the coding sequence ATGAAGAAGATTCGCGAGCATGTTGAGGAATGGTTCGACGATATCGAGGAGAGCGAGCAGAAGCAGGCGATCCAGGAGGAAATTACGCAGAACCTGGAAGAGAAAGTGATGGACCTGATGCGCCGCGGCAAATCCGAAGAAGACGCGATTAACAAGACGATCGTGGAATTCGGCGACATCGCCGACATTAAACAGGAGCTTGGCGTGAAGCTGAACGGCTACGACGGCCGCGCCGCCAAGCGGCGGAAGTTCGCTCTGCACCTCGGGTTTTCGATTTGGGGCTTCTCGTTAATTGTCGCTCTCGTCGTGTTCGTTAATCTCTACTACACGCCAGGCACGATCTGGTTCGTGTACCCGACCTTTGCCGTAGCTTGGTGGCCGCTTGCGATGTTCTACAAGTGGCTCGGCTGGAAGTAA
- a CDS encoding ABC transporter ATP-binding protein, giving the protein MLVKRFIAYYQPYKKLFYLDFFSAIVAGFLELGFPIAVNQFVDKLLPGKDWGLITWACLGLLAIYALNAFLNYIVTYWGHMLGINIETDMRRKLFDHIQKLSFRFFDNNKTGHLLSRLTNDLMEIGEMAHHGPEDLFIAVMTLIGAFTLMMLINWKLALLTFVLVPLMIWLAIIFSKKMTKAFHQLFTDIADFNARVEDNVGGMRVVQSFANENFEKKLFEENNLKFRLTKLLSYKIMAANISISYVLKRFVTLFVMVCGTWFVIQQELTIGEFVGFLLLANVFIGPIEKINTVIESYPKGFAGFRRYIELLETAPDVADRPHARVVDHLRGDIEFKDVSFGYENEAKVLEHIDLSIRAGETIAFVGPSGAGKTTLCSLLPRFYDVDGGGISIDGLDIRDMKLSSLRKNIGIVQQDVFLFSGTIRDNIKYGKMDAPDADLMLAAKRAQLEAFIQSLPDGLDTIVGERGVKLSGGQKQRVAIARMFLKNPPILILDEATSALDTETESAIQQSLAELSQGRTTLVIAHRLATIKNADRIVVVTEEGVTEQGKHEELLEAGGHYSRLHQAQFQMT; this is encoded by the coding sequence ATGCTAGTCAAACGTTTCATCGCCTACTACCAGCCGTACAAAAAACTGTTTTATCTTGACTTCTTCAGCGCGATCGTCGCCGGCTTTCTCGAGCTCGGCTTCCCGATTGCGGTGAATCAGTTCGTCGACAAGCTGCTCCCGGGCAAAGACTGGGGACTGATTACCTGGGCCTGTCTGGGACTGCTGGCGATCTACGCGCTGAATGCGTTTCTAAACTATATCGTCACGTATTGGGGCCATATGCTCGGCATCAATATCGAAACCGACATGCGGCGCAAGCTGTTCGACCATATTCAGAAGCTCTCGTTTCGATTCTTCGACAATAACAAGACCGGTCACCTGCTGTCGCGCCTTACCAACGATCTTATGGAAATCGGCGAGATGGCGCATCACGGGCCGGAGGATCTGTTCATCGCCGTCATGACGCTGATCGGCGCGTTTACGCTCATGATGCTCATTAACTGGAAGCTGGCGCTCTTGACCTTCGTTCTGGTTCCGCTGATGATTTGGCTCGCCATTATCTTCAGCAAGAAGATGACGAAGGCGTTCCACCAGCTGTTCACTGACATTGCGGACTTCAATGCGCGCGTCGAGGACAACGTCGGCGGCATGCGCGTCGTGCAATCGTTCGCGAACGAGAACTTCGAGAAGAAGCTGTTCGAGGAAAACAACCTGAAATTCCGTCTGACCAAGCTGTTGTCTTACAAAATCATGGCGGCGAACATTTCGATCAGCTACGTGCTGAAGCGGTTCGTGACGCTGTTCGTCATGGTGTGCGGCACGTGGTTCGTCATCCAGCAGGAGCTTACGATCGGCGAGTTTGTCGGCTTCCTGCTGCTAGCAAACGTGTTTATCGGTCCGATCGAGAAAATCAATACGGTCATCGAAAGCTATCCGAAAGGCTTCGCCGGCTTCCGCCGCTATATCGAATTGCTCGAGACGGCGCCTGACGTTGCCGATCGTCCGCATGCGCGCGTCGTGGATCATCTGCGCGGCGACATCGAATTCAAGGACGTCAGCTTCGGTTATGAAAACGAAGCGAAGGTGCTTGAGCATATCGATCTATCGATACGCGCCGGCGAAACGATCGCGTTCGTCGGCCCGTCCGGCGCCGGAAAAACGACGCTGTGCAGTTTGCTTCCGCGTTTCTACGACGTGGATGGAGGCGGCATCTCGATCGACGGACTCGATATCCGGGACATGAAGCTCTCGTCGCTTCGCAAAAATATCGGCATCGTCCAGCAGGATGTGTTCCTGTTCTCCGGCACGATCCGGGACAACATCAAATACGGGAAAATGGACGCGCCGGACGCGGATCTTATGCTGGCCGCGAAACGGGCGCAGCTGGAAGCGTTCATTCAGTCGCTTCCGGACGGGCTCGACACCATCGTCGGCGAGCGCGGCGTCAAGCTTTCCGGCGGCCAGAAGCAGCGCGTCGCCATCGCGCGGATGTTCCTTAAAAATCCGCCGATTCTCATCCTCGACGAAGCGACCTCCGCGCTCGACACGGAGACGGAGTCCGCGATCCAGCAGTCACTGGCCGAGCTGTCTCAAGGCCGCACGACGCTTGTCATCGCGCACCGACTTGCAACGATCAAGAACGCCGACCGGATCGTCGTCGTGACGGAGGAAGGCGTGACGGAGCAAGGGAAACACGAGGAGCTGCTCGAAGCGGGCGGGCATTACAGCCGTCTGCATCAAGCGCAATTTCAAATGACGTAA
- the shc gene encoding squalene--hopene cyclase — protein MNERIQAGIDQLVRRLLSSQSADGSWRLGFIEEGMSTDAAAVMLLTGGGFGKPNLVSSLRDRILAKQHDDGAWRVYPDEDGGNLSATAESYFALQFAGISANEPKMKRAREAIQAMGGLQRIDSLLTKFMLATVGQYDWPRWFPVPLSLLLLPQSAPLHFFQFSCYARVHMAPMMLLGDRKPAFTLPHVEPLPQQPAVADTESWLAHFDQRLLVSHARGLFDIPGITAPTLRKQGTERAVQFMRQRLEPDGTLYCYASATMLMVQALRALGFANSDLMIARAIDGLSALVTKDNSHTTMQNTTSTVWDTALISHALQEAGTAPAHPAIRAAGRYLLSRQHTKLGDWKLRADTEHPEPGGWGFSDTNTINPDMDDTTASLRALKALGGGDSDTSGSYRDASERGLQWLLAMQNTDGGWAAFERNTNNRIISWVPLDGAEDAATDPSTPDLTGRTLDYLGRCEGLTAKGSPFIRRAADWLYKAQERNGSWYGRWGVCYLYGTWAALTGLTAVGEPPDHPQIRRAVDWLYGVQNGDGGFGESCRSDRVKRFVPLPYSTLSQTAWALDALTSVTEGKPTEAMERACSFLLETLQKSGRAAQYPTGAGLPGYLYTRYDSYSLIWPLLALANYRSKFLR, from the coding sequence ATGAACGAGCGTATTCAAGCCGGCATCGATCAGCTGGTGCGCCGACTGCTTTCAAGTCAGAGCGCTGACGGCAGCTGGAGGCTCGGCTTTATAGAAGAGGGCATGTCGACCGATGCGGCAGCCGTCATGCTTCTTACCGGCGGAGGCTTCGGCAAGCCGAATCTCGTCTCTTCGCTGCGCGACCGCATCCTGGCCAAGCAACATGATGACGGCGCTTGGCGCGTCTATCCCGATGAAGACGGCGGCAATCTTTCCGCCACGGCGGAAAGCTATTTCGCCCTGCAGTTCGCCGGCATTTCCGCGAACGAACCGAAGATGAAACGAGCCCGCGAAGCCATTCAGGCGATGGGCGGGCTTCAGCGCATCGACAGCCTGCTGACGAAATTCATGCTTGCCACGGTCGGACAATACGACTGGCCGCGGTGGTTCCCGGTCCCGCTCTCGCTTCTCCTCCTGCCCCAAAGCGCGCCGCTTCATTTCTTTCAATTTTCCTGCTATGCCCGCGTGCATATGGCGCCGATGATGCTGCTCGGAGATCGCAAGCCGGCCTTCACGCTGCCGCATGTCGAACCGCTGCCACAGCAGCCCGCCGTAGCGGACACGGAAAGCTGGCTCGCCCACTTCGATCAGCGGCTGCTCGTATCGCATGCTCGCGGGCTTTTTGATATACCGGGCATTACGGCGCCGACGCTTCGGAAGCAAGGCACCGAACGGGCGGTACAATTTATGCGCCAGCGGCTTGAGCCGGACGGCACGCTGTACTGCTACGCGAGCGCGACGATGCTCATGGTGCAGGCGCTGCGCGCGCTGGGATTTGCCAATTCCGATCTGATGATTGCGAGAGCCATCGACGGACTGTCGGCGCTGGTAACGAAGGACAACAGCCATACGACGATGCAAAATACGACTTCGACCGTCTGGGACACCGCCCTCATCAGCCACGCGCTTCAAGAAGCCGGCACGGCTCCGGCTCATCCGGCCATCCGCGCTGCCGGACGCTACTTGCTTTCGCGCCAGCATACGAAGCTCGGCGACTGGAAGCTGCGCGCCGATACCGAGCACCCGGAGCCAGGCGGCTGGGGCTTCTCGGATACGAATACGATCAATCCGGATATGGACGATACAACCGCGTCGCTCCGGGCGTTGAAGGCGCTTGGCGGCGGCGATTCCGATACGTCGGGCAGCTACCGGGACGCCTCTGAACGCGGCTTGCAGTGGCTGCTCGCCATGCAAAATACCGACGGCGGCTGGGCCGCCTTCGAGCGGAACACGAATAACCGCATCATCAGCTGGGTGCCGCTGGACGGCGCCGAAGACGCGGCGACCGACCCCTCGACGCCGGATTTGACCGGCAGGACGCTCGATTACTTGGGCCGGTGCGAAGGCTTAACCGCCAAAGGCAGTCCCTTTATCCGCCGCGCCGCGGATTGGCTGTACAAGGCGCAGGAGCGCAACGGCTCGTGGTACGGCCGCTGGGGCGTCTGCTACCTCTACGGCACGTGGGCGGCGCTGACGGGACTTACGGCCGTAGGCGAGCCGCCGGACCATCCGCAAATCCGCCGCGCCGTCGACTGGCTGTACGGCGTCCAGAACGGCGACGGCGGCTTCGGCGAATCATGCCGGAGCGACCGCGTGAAGCGGTTCGTCCCGCTCCCCTACTCCACGCTCTCCCAAACCGCATGGGCGCTGGACGCGCTAACCTCCGTCACGGAAGGCAAACCGACGGAAGCGATGGAACGCGCCTGCTCGTTTCTGCTGGAGACGCTCCAGAAAAGCGGCCGCGCGGCGCAATATCCGACCGGCGCCGGGCTGCCCGGCTATCTCTACACCCGCTACGACAGCTACTCCCTCATCTGGCCGCTGCTCGCGCTCGCGAATTACCGCAGCAAATTTTTGCGCTGA
- a CDS encoding sensor histidine kinase yields the protein MIRRFVLLLIALLVTVISLSGCIARNGEERPAAKAGFLDLRQWSFADDGELSLTGEWSFYGGQLLMPGEAGLTRASSVLVPRSWNSYPGVSGINHGQGYATYKLQVIVEPTDRVLALRVPNIFSSYKLWVNGKLLAEQGKVGTSRSDSEAMQYPRIVTFNANAGKIELVVQVSNFQHRKGGIWVPFRLGSSDTVISNQLKTTGKEMIILGSLIIIGVYHIGLYAFRRQEAFTAHFGLLCLFVAARAAVTGENFLLQLLPISWEAGMKIEYISFALSAVSGYLYVYRLFPLDASKRIIPFVIGIGMSLVAFVLFTPAIVYTKQLTFFQLYVVAVSVYLLILLIKATMRKRIGAAFVLTGLTVFVLTVLNDMFFYNEWLVYAQLVPLGLFFFMLMQSFIISKRFSNAMYQVEHVSSELRELNAHLEERIKERTLALSDAVETLAHTNRELQRSELSRRQLMSNISHDLRTPITLLQGYLEAFQDGVVKSAEQQRRYLRMMIGKVGGLNRLIHDLFELTKLEAGQTRFDFAEVRLGQWIEQLNDQYEIDVVSSGLRFRCDFHSTNSSQEGHAHEKEQQNRIRLSLDLPRMDQVFANVIYNAIKHTEKGGEIALSFFFDETSNRVIATVSDTGSGIEEEHLPFIFDRFYKKEISRNSAEGGSGLGLAIAKEIVEAHGGTIGAVSSLDKGTMIWFALPASLG from the coding sequence ATGATACGCCGTTTCGTCCTATTACTTATCGCCCTATTGGTGACCGTCATTTCGCTTTCCGGCTGCATCGCCCGAAACGGGGAGGAGCGTCCGGCCGCGAAGGCCGGCTTTCTCGATTTAAGACAGTGGTCGTTTGCCGATGACGGCGAGCTGTCGCTGACGGGCGAATGGTCGTTCTATGGCGGCCAGCTGTTAATGCCGGGGGAGGCCGGACTGACAAGGGCGTCATCCGTTCTGGTCCCGAGGTCCTGGAACAGTTATCCGGGCGTGAGCGGCATCAACCATGGACAAGGCTACGCTACCTATAAGCTGCAGGTGATCGTCGAGCCGACAGACCGCGTGCTCGCGCTGCGCGTGCCGAATATTTTCAGCAGCTATAAGCTGTGGGTCAACGGCAAGCTGCTGGCGGAGCAGGGCAAGGTGGGCACGAGCAGGAGCGATTCGGAGGCGATGCAATATCCGCGGATCGTCACGTTCAACGCAAACGCCGGGAAGATCGAGCTCGTCGTGCAAGTGTCCAATTTCCAGCACCGCAAAGGCGGCATATGGGTTCCGTTCCGGCTTGGGAGCAGCGACACCGTGATTAGCAACCAGCTGAAAACGACGGGAAAAGAAATGATCATCCTGGGGAGCCTGATCATCATCGGCGTCTACCACATCGGCCTCTACGCGTTCCGCAGGCAGGAAGCGTTCACGGCACACTTCGGTCTGCTCTGTTTGTTCGTCGCGGCAAGGGCGGCGGTGACGGGAGAAAACTTTTTGCTGCAGCTGCTTCCGATTTCGTGGGAGGCGGGGATGAAGATCGAATACATCTCGTTCGCGCTCAGCGCGGTTTCGGGGTATTTGTACGTGTATCGGCTGTTTCCGCTCGATGCGTCGAAGCGGATTATCCCGTTCGTCATCGGCATCGGAATGTCGCTCGTTGCATTCGTGCTATTCACTCCGGCAATCGTGTATACGAAGCAGCTGACGTTCTTTCAATTATACGTCGTTGCCGTCAGCGTCTACTTGTTGATTTTGCTCATCAAGGCGACGATGCGGAAAAGAATCGGGGCGGCCTTCGTTCTGACCGGGCTGACGGTATTCGTCCTGACGGTGCTCAACGACATGTTCTTCTATAATGAATGGCTTGTCTATGCGCAGCTCGTGCCGCTCGGACTGTTCTTCTTCATGCTGATGCAATCGTTCATCATTTCCAAGCGCTTCTCGAACGCCATGTATCAGGTGGAGCACGTGTCGAGCGAGCTTCGGGAGCTGAACGCGCATTTGGAAGAGCGGATCAAGGAGCGCACGCTGGCGCTGAGCGATGCCGTAGAAACGCTGGCGCATACGAACCGGGAGCTTCAGCGATCGGAATTGTCGAGAAGGCAGCTCATGTCCAACATTTCGCATGATTTGCGCACGCCGATTACGCTGCTTCAAGGGTATCTGGAGGCGTTTCAGGACGGCGTCGTCAAGTCGGCGGAGCAGCAGCGGCGTTACTTGCGGATGATGATCGGGAAGGTCGGCGGGTTAAACCGGCTCATTCACGATTTGTTCGAGCTGACGAAGCTGGAGGCGGGCCAGACGCGGTTTGATTTTGCGGAAGTACGGTTGGGGCAGTGGATCGAACAGCTGAACGACCAGTACGAAATCGACGTCGTCAGCAGCGGTTTGCGGTTCCGATGCGACTTCCACAGCACGAACTCTTCGCAAGAAGGGCACGCCCATGAGAAGGAGCAGCAGAACCGCATTCGGCTCAGCTTGGATTTGCCGCGGATGGATCAAGTGTTCGCGAACGTCATTTACAATGCGATCAAGCATACGGAAAAGGGGGGCGAGATAGCGCTTTCGTTTTTCTTCGATGAGACGTCAAACCGGGTCATCGCGACGGTTAGTGATACAGGCAGCGGGATTGAGGAGGAGCATTTACCCTTTATTTTCGACCGGTTCTACAAGAAGGAAATTTCTCGGAATTCGGCTGAAGGCGGCAGTGGCCTCGGACTTGCGATCGCCAAAGAAATTGTAGAAGCTCACGGAGGCACCATAGGCGCCGTTAGTTCATTGGATAAAGGGACAATGATTTGGTTCGCGCTGCCTGCATCGCTTGGGTAG
- a CDS encoding PadR family transcriptional regulator, with translation MIRSDIIRGHLDAIILRLIYEEDRYGYEISKEISLRTQDRFQIKEATLYAVLQRLERMELIESYMGDISHGSKRRYYKITKLGKAYLKETVEEWHEIKEIVNIFMEGL, from the coding sequence ATGATTCGAAGTGATATCATTCGCGGACATCTCGACGCCATCATCCTGCGGCTCATCTACGAGGAAGACCGCTATGGCTACGAGATTTCCAAAGAGATCAGCTTGCGGACCCAGGATCGCTTTCAAATCAAGGAAGCGACCTTGTACGCTGTCTTGCAACGGCTGGAACGCATGGAGCTGATTGAATCCTACATGGGCGACATTTCGCACGGCAGCAAGAGGCGTTACTACAAAATTACGAAGCTCGGCAAGGCGTATTTGAAGGAAACGGTTGAGGAATGGCACGAAATCAAAGAGATCGTCAATATTTTCATGGAGGGGTTATAA
- a CDS encoding FecCD family ABC transporter permease, whose protein sequence is MEAHSSPHARKADIRIHSRPAAAMLILIGGILALIVSAAVSICVGAADISLSTVWDALFHFNGELTSHQVIRELRIPRVLAGALTGAAFAASGAIMQGMTRNPLADSGLLGINAGAGVMLAICFAFFPGMSFVSLMLFSFVGAAAAVILVFGTGAFVRGGLTPVRLVLAGAAVSALLIAISDAIAIRYNIGRDLAFFMAGGMQAVDWAQIRIMSPWVIGCLIGAVLLSRSITLLSLGEDIAVGLGQRTGLIKTIGMLLVLILAGASVSVVGAVGFVGLIIPHVARYLVGVDYRWIIPCSAVLGSLLIVVSDIGARLFNPYSETPLGALIALIGVPFFLYLAMRERREL, encoded by the coding sequence GTGGAAGCACATTCTTCCCCGCATGCGCGGAAAGCCGACATTCGCATTCATTCGCGTCCGGCCGCAGCCATGCTCATTCTTATCGGCGGGATCCTCGCACTCATCGTCTCGGCGGCCGTGTCGATTTGCGTCGGCGCCGCGGATATTTCGCTTTCCACCGTTTGGGATGCGCTGTTTCATTTCAACGGCGAGCTGACCTCGCACCAAGTAATCCGCGAGCTCCGCATTCCCCGCGTGCTCGCGGGCGCGCTGACGGGCGCGGCCTTTGCCGCATCGGGGGCCATCATGCAGGGCATGACGCGAAACCCGCTCGCCGATTCCGGCTTGCTCGGCATCAATGCAGGCGCGGGCGTCATGCTGGCGATCTGCTTCGCTTTCTTTCCGGGCATGTCGTTCGTCTCGCTCATGCTCTTCTCGTTCGTCGGCGCGGCTGCGGCCGTCATTCTCGTATTCGGAACCGGCGCTTTCGTCAGAGGCGGGCTGACGCCGGTCCGGCTCGTCCTGGCCGGCGCGGCGGTTTCCGCGCTGCTGATCGCGATCAGCGACGCCATCGCCATTCGGTACAATATCGGGCGAGACCTTGCTTTCTTCATGGCAGGAGGGATGCAAGCCGTGGACTGGGCGCAGATCCGCATCATGTCGCCGTGGGTGATCGGCTGCCTCATCGGAGCCGTGCTGCTCTCGCGGTCGATCACGCTGCTCAGCTTGGGCGAAGACATCGCGGTCGGCTTAGGCCAACGGACGGGGCTCATCAAGACGATCGGCATGCTGCTCGTTCTGATCCTGGCAGGCGCTTCCGTCAGCGTCGTCGGCGCGGTCGGCTTCGTCGGACTCATCATTCCGCACGTCGCCCGCTATTTGGTCGGCGTCGATTACCGCTGGATCATTCCGTGCTCAGCGGTGCTGGGGTCGCTCTTGATCGTCGTTTCCGACATCGGCGCCCGGCTGTTCAACCCGTATTCCGAAACGCCGCTCGGCGCATTGATCGCGCTTATTGGCGTGCCATTCTTCCTCTACCTGGCCATGCGGGAAAGGAGGGAGCTGTAG